From a region of the Lujinxingia vulgaris genome:
- a CDS encoding serine/threonine-protein kinase — MGTSTSSEHKELHPGELFLERYRIERRIADGGMASIYLAIDEHSGLPVAIKVLFSHYLDNEVVRARFLDEGRIQAMLQHPNIVHVYKVVQDPLLCFVMEYVEGDTLEEYLQREGPLPEAQIIDLMLPVMSAVGLAHTRGIVHRDLKPSNVLLKPVAGFFKPKVMDFGVAKVSKDRDLTAAGTTVGTLHYMSPEQIVGARAIDGRADIYSLGCTLYKLCTGEVPFNASSEFALMMAQVEAPPTPPTQLRAGISTRLEEVILKALAKEPEHRFQSIGQMTSALIELTKTSDAGRTTETRPIPRELIEMAMAANEVAQDQTAQFRLAPLPEQTHVAGDYREAAELATHEMSARAFDEISRDREIAEIRKSQHIQPLKPKKEFAGDDIDATRRAIIDHLPTQPVADPPEFSDEDLSETNAISKERIQRALEQNEEPATREFDRRRSGIIAVDRGVDSGEVTGLHLSDRELRAAIDEAKRAGITGPPPTPATRVDDSDELDRTRDERPSARVPSLAGLADEDSDPTLGARPSVRAASLSSLADEDSDPTLGARPSVRAPSLPGASRPDRVDANLPADSRDTTARDARALSVPHADAPGSNLSRPARAQPLNQHQTKRHKPDESSEGQLWVVGGIIAVFIALLILGWALFLA; from the coding sequence ATGGGAACTTCCACAAGCAGCGAACATAAAGAGCTCCACCCCGGAGAGCTCTTCCTGGAGCGCTACCGCATCGAGCGACGCATCGCCGACGGCGGCATGGCCTCGATCTACCTGGCCATCGACGAGCACTCCGGCCTGCCGGTCGCCATCAAGGTACTCTTCTCACACTACCTGGACAACGAGGTGGTGCGCGCCCGCTTCCTCGACGAGGGCCGCATCCAGGCGATGCTCCAGCACCCCAACATCGTGCACGTCTACAAGGTCGTGCAGGACCCGCTCTTGTGCTTCGTCATGGAGTACGTCGAGGGCGACACCCTCGAAGAGTACCTCCAGCGCGAAGGCCCGCTCCCCGAGGCCCAGATCATCGACCTGATGCTCCCGGTGATGAGCGCGGTGGGCCTGGCGCATACCCGCGGCATCGTGCACCGCGACCTCAAACCCAGCAACGTGCTGCTCAAGCCGGTAGCCGGCTTCTTCAAACCCAAGGTCATGGACTTCGGCGTGGCCAAGGTCTCCAAAGACCGCGATCTGACCGCCGCCGGCACCACCGTGGGCACGCTGCACTACATGAGCCCCGAGCAGATCGTGGGCGCCCGCGCCATCGACGGCCGCGCCGACATCTACAGCCTGGGCTGCACCCTCTACAAACTTTGCACTGGCGAGGTGCCCTTTAATGCGTCGAGCGAATTTGCGCTGATGATGGCGCAGGTTGAGGCGCCGCCCACGCCCCCCACCCAGCTTCGCGCCGGCATCTCCACGCGCCTCGAAGAGGTGATCCTCAAGGCCCTGGCCAAAGAGCCCGAGCACCGCTTCCAGTCCATCGGCCAGATGACCAGCGCGCTTATCGAGCTGACCAAAACCTCCGACGCCGGCCGCACCACCGAGACTCGCCCCATCCCCCGCGAGCTCATCGAGATGGCCATGGCCGCCAACGAGGTCGCCCAGGATCAGACCGCGCAGTTTCGTCTGGCGCCGCTCCCCGAGCAGACCCACGTCGCCGGCGACTACCGCGAGGCCGCCGAGCTCGCCACCCACGAGATGAGCGCGCGGGCGTTTGACGAGATCTCCCGCGACCGCGAGATCGCCGAGATCCGAAAAAGCCAGCACATTCAACCACTTAAGCCCAAAAAAGAATTTGCCGGCGATGACATCGACGCCACCCGGCGCGCCATCATCGATCACCTCCCCACCCAACCGGTCGCCGACCCTCCTGAATTCAGCGATGAGGATTTGAGCGAGACCAACGCCATCTCCAAAGAGCGCATCCAGCGCGCCCTCGAGCAGAATGAGGAGCCGGCCACCCGCGAGTTCGATCGCCGGCGCTCCGGCATCATCGCCGTCGATCGCGGCGTCGACTCCGGAGAAGTCACCGGCCTGCACCTCTCCGACCGCGAACTTCGCGCGGCCATCGACGAAGCCAAACGCGCCGGCATCACCGGCCCGCCCCCCACACCGGCCACCCGCGTCGACGACTCCGATGAGCTCGATCGCACCCGCGATGAGCGCCCTTCAGCGCGCGTCCCCTCACTGGCCGGCCTGGCCGACGAAGACTCCGACCCCACCCTGGGCGCCCGTCCCTCGGTGCGCGCCGCCTCACTCTCCAGCCTGGCCGACGAAGACTCCGACCCCACCCTGGGTGCCCGCCCCTCGGTGCGCGCGCCCTCGCTCCCCGGCGCCTCACGGCCGGATCGTGTCGACGCCAACCTCCCGGCCGACTCCCGCGACACCACCGCCCGCGATGCCCGCGCCCTTTCGGTCCCACACGCCGACGCGCCCGGCTCCAATCTTAGCCGCCCCGCCCGCGCCCAGCCCCTGAACCAACACCAGACCAAACGCCACAAGCCCGACGAGAGCTCCGAGGGCCAACTCTGGGTCGTCGGCGGCATCATCGCCGTCTTCATCGCCCTGCTGATCCTCGGCTGGGCCCTCTTCCTGGCCTGA
- a CDS encoding MBL fold metallo-hydrolase, whose amino-acid sequence MRETSPAPTILTWVVGPLQTSIYAIACTRTNEAVLIDAGGQAQTVLKDLKDQELTLKAVWQTHAHIDHIAGLPEIAQASGVPVYMHPDDMPLYRAAPQQAQMFGFAALGDLPPIDHDLSDGQTLKVGDLQAEVLHVPGHSPGSVGFYFKELGLFFGGDVLFAGSIGRVDLPGSSIEQMRASLERLKQLPDATQVLPGHGPATTIGQEKRYNPFMQGF is encoded by the coding sequence ATGCGTGAGACCTCTCCTGCCCCCACGATCCTGACCTGGGTCGTCGGCCCCCTGCAGACCTCTATCTACGCCATCGCCTGCACGCGCACAAATGAGGCCGTGCTCATCGACGCCGGCGGCCAGGCCCAGACGGTCTTAAAAGACCTTAAAGATCAAGAACTTACCCTCAAAGCCGTCTGGCAGACCCACGCCCATATCGATCATATCGCCGGACTCCCGGAGATCGCGCAGGCCAGCGGCGTGCCGGTCTACATGCACCCCGACGACATGCCGCTTTACCGCGCCGCGCCGCAGCAAGCGCAGATGTTTGGCTTTGCGGCGCTGGGCGATCTTCCCCCCATCGATCACGACTTAAGCGACGGCCAGACCCTGAAGGTGGGCGATCTCCAGGCGGAGGTTCTTCACGTACCCGGGCACAGCCCGGGCTCGGTCGGCTTCTACTTTAAGGAGCTCGGTCTCTTTTTTGGCGGCGACGTGCTCTTCGCCGGGAGCATCGGCCGCGTCGACCTGCCCGGCTCCAGCATCGAGCAGATGCGCGCGTCGCTGGAGCGCCTCAAGCAATTGCCCGATGCGACGCAAGTGCTCCCCGGCCATGGTCCGGCCACGACCATCGGCCAGGAGAAGCGCTACAACCCCTTTATGCAGGGCTTCTAA
- a CDS encoding DUF7151 family protein — MIFPTRHALAALLALTLVACGGDDDDTATTPTGQVPTVELRDISPGETCEFGGVELRSGVDADNDGVVDTSELDFSRAVCNGEDGRDGLNGTNGQDGTNGRNGDDGTNGEDGLTLEVETSVIEPGLVCESGGTLFTFGYDDNNDDAISGDEIVEEVEVCNGTDGTNGENGQDGLTLEVETSVIEPGLVCANGGTLFTFGYDTNDDDAISEDEVVDTVEVCNGRDGTDGQDGTNGQDGMTSLMELETLAEGDATCAAGGVRLRVGFDTTGDGNIDDTSSTREICNGTDGENGENGENGENGENGEDGLSSLVETTVLNTGDPNCPNGGVQVTFGYDTTEDGNIDQVTSTESVCNGTDGENGDPGPAGPQGPAGEDGENASGGGTTLVDGNGATLGLVIGSTDADISVLTSAGYRVTMTWTGEFVNAATLEYSSAGCAGSVYLSYYNNETRKVWGRSVFYNPFTDTLLLASSSSIGADGIIVPTNATVASYLEAAGTCSELTPESSPTAPLVSTTATTVGLPSTIVGPLTLQ, encoded by the coding sequence ATGATCTTCCCCACCCGCCATGCCCTGGCCGCCCTCCTTGCCCTGACCCTCGTCGCCTGCGGCGGCGACGATGACGACACCGCCACCACCCCCACCGGCCAGGTCCCCACCGTGGAGCTTCGCGACATCTCCCCCGGTGAGACCTGCGAGTTCGGCGGCGTGGAGCTCCGCAGCGGCGTCGACGCCGACAACGACGGCGTGGTCGACACCTCCGAGCTCGACTTCTCCCGCGCGGTCTGCAACGGCGAAGACGGCCGCGACGGCCTCAATGGCACCAACGGACAGGACGGCACCAACGGTAGAAATGGCGACGACGGCACCAACGGGGAAGACGGCCTCACCCTCGAAGTCGAAACCTCGGTCATTGAGCCCGGCCTGGTCTGCGAAAGCGGCGGCACCCTCTTCACCTTCGGCTACGACGACAACAACGACGACGCCATCTCCGGCGACGAGATCGTCGAAGAGGTCGAAGTCTGCAACGGCACCGACGGCACCAACGGGGAAAACGGACAGGACGGCCTCACCCTCGAAGTCGAAACCTCGGTCATTGAGCCCGGCCTGGTCTGCGCAAACGGCGGCACCCTCTTCACCTTCGGCTACGACACCAACGACGACGACGCCATCTCCGAAGACGAAGTCGTCGACACCGTCGAAGTCTGCAACGGCCGCGACGGCACCGACGGCCAGGACGGCACCAACGGGCAAGACGGCATGACCTCCCTGATGGAGCTTGAGACCCTGGCCGAAGGCGACGCTACCTGCGCCGCCGGCGGCGTGCGCCTGCGCGTGGGCTTCGACACCACCGGCGACGGCAACATCGACGACACCTCCTCGACCCGTGAGATCTGCAACGGCACCGATGGTGAGAACGGTGAGAACGGTGAGAACGGTGAGAACGGTGAGAACGGTGAAGATGGCCTGAGCTCTTTGGTCGAGACCACCGTCCTAAACACCGGCGATCCCAACTGCCCCAATGGCGGCGTCCAGGTCACCTTCGGCTACGACACCACCGAAGATGGCAACATCGACCAGGTCACCTCCACCGAATCGGTCTGCAACGGCACCGACGGCGAAAATGGCGATCCAGGCCCCGCCGGCCCACAAGGCCCCGCCGGTGAAGATGGCGAAAACGCCTCCGGCGGCGGCACCACCCTCGTCGACGGCAACGGCGCCACCCTGGGTCTTGTCATTGGCTCCACCGACGCCGACATCAGCGTGCTCACCTCCGCCGGCTACCGCGTCACCATGACATGGACCGGCGAGTTCGTGAACGCCGCCACCCTGGAATACTCCAGCGCGGGCTGCGCCGGCTCGGTCTACCTGAGCTACTACAACAACGAGACCCGCAAGGTCTGGGGCCGCTCCGTCTTCTACAACCCCTTCACCGACACCCTGCTGCTGGCCAGCAGCTCCTCCATCGGCGCCGACGGCATCATCGTGCCCACCAACGCCACCGTCGCCTCCTACCTGGAAGCCGCCGGCACCTGCTCCGAACTCACCCCGGAGAGCTCTCCCACCGCCCCGCTGGTCTCCACCACCGCGACAACCGTGGGTCTGCCGAGCACCATCGTCGGCCCCCTCACCCTCCAGTAG
- a CDS encoding oligosaccharide flippase family protein: protein MRSAFFKNVALLASGTLVAQLITVASTPVLSRLFLPAAFGVLGMLNSVVNILAGVSALRYDMAIVLPAEDDDAANLLSLSLAILTTLTLITLIAITLGRVPLAEHLGQPDAADWLWWVPPLVFVTGVFQILSYWCSRRKEFKRLSISQVAASATSAGSKIGAGVAALGPLGLVAGQAAGQIIASLVLLAQVLREDFSRLREAFSGERIRKVARTYRDFPRYNAPVTLINGLTNGLPVLLFGIIFDAATAGLYSVAYLILKMPVTLVSNAVRQVYYQRASERLNQGLPLYPDHKRTTLILLGAGILPAIVAAIISPPLFGLVLGEEWTGAGDFARYLMVFLFAMLVAVPASALVPVLNRQRWFLGWQIIALVLSTAGIALGYVFGSPIAGVIGYSAAKALMFIILTLAITAHVRRVDQEGHRAYLDTDTD, encoded by the coding sequence GTGCGCAGCGCATTTTTCAAAAACGTCGCCCTGCTCGCCAGTGGCACGCTCGTCGCCCAGCTCATCACCGTGGCCTCCACCCCGGTGCTCAGCCGCCTCTTTCTGCCGGCGGCCTTCGGCGTGCTCGGCATGCTCAACTCGGTGGTCAACATCCTGGCCGGCGTCTCCGCGCTTCGCTACGACATGGCTATCGTGCTGCCCGCCGAAGACGACGACGCCGCGAACCTCCTCTCCTTGAGCCTGGCCATTCTGACCACGCTCACCCTCATCACCCTCATCGCCATCACCCTGGGCCGCGTCCCCCTGGCCGAACACCTGGGCCAGCCCGACGCCGCCGACTGGCTCTGGTGGGTGCCCCCGCTTGTCTTCGTCACCGGCGTCTTCCAGATCTTGAGCTACTGGTGCTCGCGCCGAAAAGAATTCAAACGCCTCTCCATCTCCCAGGTCGCCGCCTCGGCCACCTCCGCCGGCTCCAAGATCGGCGCCGGCGTAGCCGCGCTGGGCCCCCTGGGGCTGGTCGCCGGCCAGGCCGCAGGCCAGATCATCGCCTCACTGGTCTTATTGGCCCAGGTGCTTCGCGAAGACTTTTCGCGACTTCGAGAGGCTTTCAGTGGCGAGCGCATCCGTAAGGTCGCGCGCACCTACCGCGATTTTCCCCGCTATAACGCCCCAGTCACGCTGATCAACGGCCTGACCAACGGCCTGCCCGTGCTCCTCTTCGGCATCATCTTCGATGCCGCCACCGCCGGCCTCTACTCGGTGGCCTACCTCATCTTGAAGATGCCCGTAACACTGGTCTCCAACGCCGTGCGCCAGGTCTACTACCAGCGCGCCAGCGAGCGCCTCAACCAGGGCCTCCCCCTCTACCCCGACCACAAACGCACCACCCTCATTCTGCTCGGCGCCGGCATCCTCCCGGCGATCGTCGCCGCCATCATCAGCCCTCCCCTCTTCGGCCTGGTCTTAGGTGAAGAGTGGACCGGCGCCGGCGACTTTGCCCGCTACCTGATGGTCTTTCTCTTCGCGATGCTCGTCGCCGTGCCCGCCAGCGCGCTGGTGCCGGTGCTCAACCGCCAGCGCTGGTTTCTGGGCTGGCAGATCATCGCGCTCGTCTTAAGCACCGCCGGCATCGCCCTGGGCTACGTCTTCGGCTCCCCCATCGCCGGTGTCATCGGCTACAGCGCCGCCAAAGCCCTGATGTTCATCATCCTCACCCTGGCCATCACCGCGCATGTCCGCCGCGTCGATCAGGAAGGCCACCGCGCCTACCTCGACACAGATACAGATTGA
- a CDS encoding deoxynucleoside kinase codes for MTQPQDTRQIIEVDRTSELGREAAGKRRYIAVAGNIGAGKSSLVEFLCQRYDIKPYFEPNEENPYLEDFYANMKQWSFASQIYFLTAKFKLHLDLDQTAHSVIQDRTIWEDAEIFAENLYRKKLMTERDYRTYRQLYEAVHSQIQPPDLMIYLRCPIRAVKKRIKLRGREMEKNIPTAYLKQLDKLYEGWIANYDLSPVVIIPSHELDYVTDLVDCHDILTTIEKYL; via the coding sequence ATGACACAGCCACAGGATACTCGCCAGATCATCGAGGTCGACCGCACCTCCGAGCTGGGCCGGGAGGCCGCCGGCAAGCGCCGCTACATCGCGGTGGCCGGCAATATCGGCGCCGGGAAAAGCTCGCTGGTCGAGTTTTTATGCCAGCGCTACGACATCAAGCCCTACTTCGAGCCCAACGAGGAGAACCCCTACCTCGAGGACTTTTACGCGAACATGAAGCAGTGGAGTTTTGCCAGCCAGATCTACTTTCTGACGGCGAAGTTCAAGCTGCACCTCGACCTCGACCAGACCGCGCACAGCGTGATTCAGGATCGCACGATCTGGGAAGATGCCGAGATCTTTGCGGAGAACCTCTACCGCAAAAAACTGATGACGGAGCGCGATTATCGCACCTACCGCCAGCTTTACGAGGCGGTGCACTCGCAGATTCAGCCCCCGGATCTGATGATCTACCTGCGCTGCCCGATCCGCGCGGTTAAAAAGCGCATCAAGCTGCGGGGCCGAGAGATGGAAAAGAACATTCCGACGGCGTATCTCAAGCAGCTCGATAAGCTCTACGAGGGGTGGATCGCCAACTACGATCTCTCACCGGTGGTGATCATCCCCAGCCACGAGCTCGACTATGTGACGGATCTGGTGGATTGCCACGACATCCTCACCACGATCGAGAAGTACCTCTAA
- a CDS encoding vWA domain-containing protein, whose protein sequence is MILNRSTRFYLGILAALVVVAIFAIKLFGGTIASKFQPANEDVTVNCDFSSRPIDPDAPKRPSVSEQSSESFNDQVANAARRAALREVAQARSGAPEVHIPPPTPTAPPPARLALDPPARAIGHHSFTRAAQEPTSTFSIDVNTASYTASREAILRYKLPHPDSVRPEEFLNFFEYDYNPPTPGEDFSIQLDMLPSYFGSTETPRQLVRVGIRGADVPVEEMKASNLVFLVDVSGSMGLDTRLPAAKIAMRTLVERLRPDDTVAIQTYASGTHTILEPTPVADRDRILRAIDGLIAKGTTRGDAGIVNAYELARQGFIEDGNNRVLIFSDGDFNVGPPGEDLAELIRSYRDDHITVTTVAMGLGSKDDIMEQLARDTNGNYFYIDTQNEAERIFSEKVVGTLQVLAADVKIQVEFNPDFIAGYRLIGYEKRAMANEDFDNDEVDAAELGPGHTVTAFYEVELTERAPASSAELARVDVRYKKELGAESQLVSRALTPDRIYATFNEAPAQLRFAATVAGFAESLRVPRSSSRTPPFDELLATAAQSAYEGDPHQVELASLITRAHDLWVGR, encoded by the coding sequence ATGATTCTCAATCGCAGCACCCGATTCTACCTCGGCATCCTCGCCGCCCTGGTCGTCGTTGCCATCTTCGCGATCAAACTCTTCGGCGGCACTATCGCCTCGAAGTTCCAGCCTGCGAATGAAGATGTCACCGTGAACTGTGACTTCAGCAGCCGTCCCATTGACCCGGACGCCCCCAAACGCCCCAGCGTCTCGGAACAAAGCTCCGAGTCCTTTAACGACCAGGTCGCGAACGCCGCCCGGCGCGCGGCACTTCGGGAGGTCGCGCAGGCGCGCAGCGGCGCGCCCGAAGTTCATATTCCGCCGCCCACCCCCACCGCCCCGCCCCCCGCGCGCCTGGCCCTCGATCCGCCCGCCCGCGCCATCGGCCACCACAGCTTCACCCGCGCCGCGCAGGAGCCCACGTCCACCTTCTCCATCGACGTCAACACCGCCTCGTATACCGCTTCGCGCGAGGCGATCCTGCGCTACAAGCTCCCGCATCCCGACTCGGTGCGGCCCGAGGAGTTTTTGAACTTCTTTGAGTACGACTACAACCCGCCCACCCCCGGCGAAGACTTCTCGATTCAGCTCGACATGCTGCCCAGCTACTTCGGCTCCACCGAGACGCCCCGCCAGCTTGTGCGCGTGGGCATCCGCGGCGCCGATGTGCCCGTCGAAGAGATGAAAGCCTCCAACCTGGTCTTTCTGGTCGACGTCTCCGGCTCGATGGGCCTGGACACACGCCTTCCCGCCGCCAAGATCGCCATGCGCACCCTGGTCGAGCGCCTGCGCCCCGACGACACCGTCGCCATTCAGACCTACGCCAGCGGCACCCACACCATCCTTGAGCCCACCCCGGTGGCCGACCGCGACCGCATCCTGCGCGCCATCGACGGCCTCATCGCCAAAGGCACCACCCGCGGGGATGCCGGCATCGTCAACGCCTACGAGCTCGCCAGGCAGGGTTTTATTGAAGATGGCAACAACCGCGTGCTCATCTTCTCCGACGGCGACTTCAACGTCGGCCCCCCCGGCGAAGACCTGGCCGAGCTGATCCGCTCCTACCGCGACGATCACATCACCGTGACCACCGTCGCCATGGGCCTGGGCTCCAAAGACGACATCATGGAGCAACTCGCCCGCGACACCAACGGCAACTACTTCTACATCGACACTCAGAACGAAGCCGAACGCATCTTCAGCGAGAAGGTCGTCGGCACCCTCCAGGTGCTCGCTGCCGACGTGAAGATCCAGGTGGAGTTCAACCCCGACTTCATCGCCGGCTACCGCCTCATCGGCTACGAGAAGCGCGCCATGGCCAACGAAGACTTCGACAACGACGAAGTCGACGCCGCCGAGCTCGGCCCGGGCCACACCGTCACCGCCTTCTACGAAGTCGAGCTCACCGAAAGAGCCCCGGCCTCCAGCGCCGAGCTGGCCCGCGTGGACGTCCGCTACAAAAAGGAGCTCGGCGCTGAGAGCCAGCTCGTCAGCCGCGCGCTCACCCCCGATCGCATCTACGCGACCTTCAACGAGGCCCCCGCCCAGCTGCGCTTTGCGGCCACCGTGGCCGGCTTCGCCGAGAGCCTGCGCGTACCCCGCAGCAGCTCCCGGACGCCCCCCTTCGACGAGCTCCTCGCCACCGCCGCGCAGAGCGCCTACGAGGGCGATCCGCACCAGGTGGAGCTGGCCTCACTCATCACCCGCGCCCACGACCTCTGGGTGGGCCGTTGA
- a CDS encoding glycosyltransferase family 4 protein, whose translation MTRLLHITTVAESLGFLRTQIPYMKSQGMHIEALCSPGPHVARMAEELGITIHTVEMPRRISPVQDLRALGQLWQTLRRLQPDIVHAHTPKGGLLGTLGAFAAGTPVRIYHMRGLPLETATGWRRALLTATEHVSTRLSNHTIAVGFALRQTALSLNLCPPDRICVLAGGSGQGVDATTRFNPARFDADHRAKKRTELGLSPDDFVIGFVGRLVVDKGIETLWRAFDKLATIAPEAHLVLVGPFEERDALSPQTRQALEDHPNVHLAGFVADTAELYPAFDLLTLPTRREGFPNVLLEAAAMELACVTSDIGPCREAIVDEETGRSVPLDDAHALFGALNSYRLQPELARAHGKAARARALTHYSPDAIARDLHVLYHQLLQPRA comes from the coding sequence ATGACGCGCCTCCTTCATATCACGACCGTCGCCGAATCGCTGGGCTTTCTGCGCACCCAGATCCCCTACATGAAGTCGCAGGGCATGCACATCGAGGCCCTCTGCTCCCCGGGCCCCCATGTCGCGCGCATGGCAGAGGAGCTCGGCATCACCATCCACACCGTCGAGATGCCCCGGCGCATCTCGCCAGTGCAAGACCTGCGCGCGCTGGGCCAGCTCTGGCAGACCCTGCGCCGACTTCAGCCCGACATCGTGCACGCCCACACCCCCAAGGGCGGCCTGCTCGGCACGCTCGGCGCGTTTGCCGCCGGCACCCCCGTGCGCATCTACCACATGCGCGGCCTTCCCCTGGAGACGGCCACCGGCTGGCGACGCGCCCTGCTCACCGCCACCGAACACGTCTCCACACGACTCTCCAACCACACCATCGCCGTGGGCTTCGCGCTTCGCCAGACCGCGCTCTCACTCAACCTCTGCCCCCCCGATCGCATCTGCGTGCTGGCCGGCGGCAGCGGCCAGGGCGTCGACGCCACCACCCGCTTTAACCCGGCGCGTTTTGACGCCGACCACCGCGCCAAAAAACGCACCGAGCTCGGCCTCTCCCCCGACGACTTCGTCATCGGTTTTGTCGGACGCCTGGTCGTCGACAAAGGCATCGAGACCCTCTGGCGCGCCTTCGATAAACTTGCGACCATCGCCCCCGAAGCCCACCTTGTGCTGGTCGGCCCCTTTGAGGAACGCGACGCCCTCAGCCCTCAAACCCGCCAGGCGCTCGAAGACCACCCGAACGTCCACCTCGCCGGCTTCGTCGCCGACACCGCCGAGCTCTACCCGGCCTTCGATCTTCTCACCCTCCCCACTCGCCGCGAGGGCTTCCCCAACGTGCTCCTGGAGGCCGCCGCCATGGAGCTTGCCTGCGTCACCAGCGACATCGGCCCCTGCCGCGAGGCCATCGTCGACGAAGAAACCGGCCGCTCCGTGCCCTTAGACGACGCCCACGCCCTCTTCGGCGCGCTGAACAGCTACCGCCTTCAGCCCGAGCTGGCCCGCGCCCACGGAAAAGCCGCCCGAGCCCGCGCGCTCACCCATTACAGCCCCGACGCCATCGCCCGCGATCTTCACGTGCTCTACCACCAACTTCTCCAGCCTCGAGCCTGA
- a CDS encoding vWA domain-containing protein, which translates to MRPPITPRALLATSLAITFAACGYDDAAEGHWYYPGGADYDYAPEPAPMPDGEERPDLDHPTFEENPFVDTAEENTSTFSVDVNTASYTYTRGQLQNGQLPQPEQVRIEEFINFFRFDYPEPLDDQRFSINMEIAPSYFAPEDVENERHLLRIGLRAADVSIEEMKPSNLVFLVDVSGSMSSDNRLPLAQRAMHTMLNHLRPQDSVAIQTYAGGTGTVLPPTAGDQTETIADAIDSMASGGSTNGEAGLIAAYNLAEDAFIEGGNNRVIIISDGDFNVGRTGESLVDLVREYRDRNITITTVGVGMSYNDATMEALARDANGNYLYLDTVAEARRAFGEELPSTLEIIAADVKIQVEFNPDSVARYRLVGYEKRLLDNEDFEDDARDAADVGPGHTVTALYEIELTDADDDLVLSEVRIRHKPELGAESIEAIQQIKRSQVLDNFEEASANFRFATAVAEFAAILKKSEFSHGARFADVHAIAQAAADTENPHHQEFLELVDIAEGLWPQN; encoded by the coding sequence ATGCGACCCCCCATCACTCCCCGCGCCCTGCTCGCTACCTCCCTCGCCATCACCTTCGCCGCCTGCGGCTACGACGATGCTGCCGAGGGTCACTGGTATTACCCCGGAGGAGCCGACTACGACTACGCCCCGGAGCCCGCCCCCATGCCCGATGGCGAGGAACGCCCCGACCTCGACCACCCCACCTTCGAAGAAAACCCCTTCGTCGACACCGCCGAAGAGAACACCTCCACCTTCTCGGTCGACGTCAACACCGCCTCCTACACCTACACTCGCGGCCAGCTTCAAAACGGCCAGCTCCCTCAGCCCGAGCAGGTGCGCATTGAGGAGTTCATCAACTTCTTCCGCTTCGACTACCCCGAACCTCTCGACGATCAACGCTTCTCCATCAACATGGAGATCGCCCCCTCCTACTTCGCCCCCGAAGACGTTGAGAATGAGCGCCATCTTCTGCGCATCGGCCTGCGCGCCGCCGATGTCAGCATCGAGGAGATGAAACCCTCCAACCTCGTCTTCCTCGTCGACGTCTCCGGCTCCATGAGCTCGGACAACCGCCTGCCGCTCGCCCAGCGCGCCATGCACACCATGCTTAACCACCTGCGCCCCCAGGATTCGGTGGCCATTCAGACCTACGCCGGCGGCACCGGCACCGTCCTCCCCCCCACCGCCGGCGATCAGACCGAAACCATCGCCGACGCCATCGACAGCATGGCCTCCGGCGGCTCCACCAACGGTGAGGCCGGCCTCATCGCCGCCTATAACCTGGCCGAAGACGCCTTCATCGAAGGCGGCAACAACCGCGTCATCATCATCTCCGACGGCGACTTCAACGTCGGCCGCACCGGCGAATCACTCGTCGATCTGGTGCGCGAATACCGCGACCGCAACATCACCATCACCACCGTCGGCGTGGGCATGAGCTACAACGACGCCACCATGGAAGCCCTGGCCCGCGACGCCAACGGCAACTACCTCTACCTTGACACCGTCGCCGAAGCCCGCCGCGCCTTCGGCGAAGAGCTCCCCTCCACCCTCGAGATCATCGCCGCCGACGTCAAAATTCAGGTCGAGTTCAACCCCGACTCCGTCGCCCGCTACCGCCTGGTCGGCTACGAAAAACGCCTGCTCGACAACGAAGACTTTGAAGACGACGCCCGCGACGCCGCCGACGTCGGCCCCGGTCACACCGTCACCGCCCTCTACGAGATCGAGCTCACCGACGCCGACGACGACCTGGTGCTCTCCGAAGTCCGCATCCGCCACAAACCCGAGCTCGGCGCCGAAAGCATCGAGGCCATCCAGCAGATCAAGCGCTCCCAGGTCCTCGATAACTTCGAAGAGGCCTCGGCCAACTTCCGCTTCGCCACCGCCGTGGCCGAGTTCGCCGCCATCCTCAAAAAGAGCGAGTTCAGCCACGGCGCCCGCTTCGCCGACGTCCACGCCATCGCCCAGGCCGCCGCCGACACCGAGAACCCCCACCACCAGGAGTTTCTCGAGCTCGTCGACATCGCCGAAGGACTCTGGCCCCAGAACTGA